One part of the [Pantoea] beijingensis genome encodes these proteins:
- the ybiO gene encoding mechanosensitive channel protein gives MLVPHPLRRNITQGLLVLLFLCGFTWQAQAVTLPAAAAAAQQSQAKNDASSESEPSVEDKKAAYAALANILQNTQSRQELIEQLRHAAASPSEDATPVLTPPSAEPEEKTVLQSLTDLSRHYGGAFASQFEKLHRNITTAPHKAFNQKTFLNALTHFVMLAAALFAFYWLICWMATPIYRRMGNWGRHKNRDRTSWLHLPAMIISAFIIDLLLLAVALFAGQIMSDHLNAGSRTIAYQQGLFLNAFALIEFFKAVLRLIFCPRYPDLRPFHIADNRAIYWQTRLSWLSGLIGYGLLVIVPIVSNQVNVQAGALVNIIIMGLITLWALYLIFHNRRSIRQELVALADRSMAFFALFIRAFSLVWHWLASAYFIALFFFSMFNPGDSLKFMMAASVRSLAIIGIGALVSGILTRWIAKTIILSPELRRNYPELQKRVNAWISGLLKLARILTVFAVTLLLLNAWNLFDLWHWLTVGAGEKLVDILIRILMILLFSAVGWTLLASLIESRLASDSHGRPMPSARTRTLLTLFRNALAVIISTITIMILLSEIGVNIAPLLAGAGALGLAVSFGSQTLVKDIITGIFIQFENGMNTGDLVTIGAITGTVERMSIRSVGVRQDTGAYHIIPWSSITTFANFVRGIGSFVANYDVDRHEESNKVNRVLQEAVQELMEDEEIRAMVIGEPAFAGLVGLTDYAFTVRVSFTTQPLKQWTVRFALDDKVKKHFDAAGINAPHQTVQVMQTGHDVSGAASVQHLPAPQ, from the coding sequence ATGTTAGTTCCTCACCCGCTACGGCGTAACATCACGCAAGGGCTACTGGTTTTACTTTTTCTCTGCGGATTCACGTGGCAGGCCCAGGCTGTCACGCTACCAGCGGCTGCGGCTGCGGCCCAGCAAAGTCAGGCGAAAAACGATGCCTCCAGCGAAAGTGAACCCAGTGTAGAGGATAAAAAAGCCGCCTATGCAGCACTCGCCAATATCCTGCAAAATACCCAATCACGGCAGGAGCTAATTGAACAGTTACGGCATGCCGCGGCCAGCCCCTCAGAAGACGCCACACCGGTCCTCACCCCACCCAGTGCAGAACCGGAAGAAAAAACGGTATTGCAAAGCTTGACCGATCTGAGCCGGCATTACGGCGGAGCCTTCGCTTCACAGTTTGAAAAGCTACACCGCAATATTACCACCGCGCCGCATAAAGCCTTTAATCAAAAAACCTTTCTCAATGCGCTGACTCACTTTGTCATGCTGGCCGCTGCGCTCTTCGCCTTTTACTGGCTCATTTGCTGGATGGCGACACCAATTTACCGCCGAATGGGGAATTGGGGACGCCACAAAAACCGCGACCGGACCAGTTGGCTTCATCTACCGGCAATGATTATCAGTGCATTTATTATCGACCTTTTGCTGCTGGCGGTCGCGCTGTTTGCAGGCCAGATTATGAGCGATCACCTGAATGCAGGCAGCCGGACTATTGCTTATCAGCAAGGTCTGTTTCTGAATGCTTTTGCCCTCATTGAATTTTTTAAAGCAGTACTGCGTCTGATTTTCTGCCCGCGCTACCCTGATCTACGTCCGTTTCATATTGCCGACAATCGTGCCATTTACTGGCAAACACGCCTTAGCTGGCTTAGCGGGCTCATTGGCTATGGTTTACTGGTTATCGTACCCATCGTTTCAAATCAGGTGAACGTACAGGCAGGAGCACTGGTTAACATCATTATTATGGGATTAATTACACTGTGGGCGCTCTACCTTATCTTCCATAACCGCCGCAGTATACGCCAGGAACTGGTGGCGCTGGCCGATCGCTCCATGGCCTTTTTCGCCCTATTCATTCGCGCGTTCTCACTGGTCTGGCACTGGCTGGCAAGCGCCTATTTTATTGCGCTGTTTTTCTTCTCCATGTTTAACCCCGGCGATAGCCTGAAATTCATGATGGCCGCCTCGGTACGTAGCCTGGCGATTATTGGCATCGGTGCACTCGTCTCCGGCATTCTGACACGCTGGATTGCCAAAACCATTATTTTGTCCCCCGAATTACGGCGTAACTATCCCGAATTGCAAAAGCGGGTGAATGCCTGGATTTCAGGGTTGCTGAAGCTTGCACGTATTTTAACGGTATTTGCCGTAACACTACTGCTGCTGAACGCATGGAACCTGTTCGATCTCTGGCACTGGTTGACGGTGGGTGCGGGTGAAAAACTGGTCGACATTCTGATCCGTATCCTGATGATCCTGCTGTTCTCTGCAGTAGGCTGGACATTGCTGGCCAGCCTGATTGAGAGCCGCCTTGCCTCCGACTCTCACGGCCGCCCGATGCCCAGCGCCCGAACTCGCACGCTACTGACGCTGTTCCGTAACGCGCTGGCGGTAATTATCAGTACGATTACCATTATGATTCTGCTGTCAGAAATCGGCGTCAATATCGCGCCGCTTCTGGCAGGCGCAGGCGCACTGGGTCTGGCGGTCTCTTTTGGTTCACAAACGCTGGTGAAAGATATTATTACCGGCATTTTTATCCAGTTTGAAAACGGAATGAATACGGGCGATCTGGTCACTATCGGCGCAATTACCGGCACCGTAGAACGCATGTCGATTCGGTCAGTTGGCGTACGCCAGGATACCGGGGCTTACCATATTATTCCCTGGTCCTCGATCACTACCTTCGCCAATTTTGTCCGTGGCATTGGCTCGTTTGTTGCCAATTACGACGTCGATCGCCACGAAGAGAGCAATAAGGTGAATAGGGTACTACAGGAAGCGGTACAGGAACTGATGGAGGATGAAGAGATCCGTGCAATGGTCATCGGCGAACCAGCCTTTGCAGGGCTGGTAGGGCTAACGGATTATGCGTTCACCGTCCGCGTCTCTTTTACCACTCAGCCACTGAAGCAGTGGACCGTGCGCTTTGCGCTGGATGATAAGGTGAAAAAGCATTTTGATGCCGCGGGCATCAACGCGCCTCATCAAACGGTGCAGGTAATGCAAACCGGGCATGATGTCAGTGGTGCAGCCAGCGTTCAGCACTTACCCGCACCACAATAA
- the rlmF gene encoding 23S rRNA (adenine(1618)-N(6))-methyltransferase RlmF: protein MIKPAEKTVLHPRNRHRGRYDFTALKLSHPPLVPYVQINQYGDESVNFADAEAVKVLNQALLHHFYQIEHWMIPDGFLCPPIPGRADYIHHLADLLAEDHQSVVPKNSNVLDIGCGANCIYPLIGHREYGWRFTGSEVNEQAMRAANAIIAANPGLARGIRLRRQKDNGAIFHGVIHKNESYSATMCNPPFHASASDARQGSQRKLRNLGLDTRAPLNFGGQQDELWCEGGERAFIGKMIAESAEFSRQCVWFTSLVSRKEHLPELRRLLEEAEVAQVRIVEMAQGQKQSRFIAWSFLDKTARSRMLANLNR, encoded by the coding sequence ATGATCAAACCCGCCGAAAAAACTGTTCTGCACCCGCGTAATCGCCACCGCGGGCGTTACGATTTCACAGCATTAAAACTCAGCCATCCCCCTCTGGTGCCTTACGTGCAGATAAATCAGTATGGCGATGAGTCGGTGAATTTTGCCGATGCGGAGGCGGTGAAAGTATTAAATCAGGCGCTGTTACATCATTTTTATCAAATTGAACACTGGATGATACCTGACGGGTTCCTCTGTCCGCCCATTCCAGGACGCGCTGATTATATTCATCATCTGGCTGATTTACTGGCGGAAGATCACCAGTCGGTGGTGCCGAAGAACAGTAATGTGCTGGATATCGGCTGCGGCGCAAACTGTATTTATCCACTGATTGGACATCGTGAATATGGCTGGCGCTTTACCGGTTCTGAAGTTAACGAGCAGGCGATGCGCGCCGCGAATGCCATTATTGCGGCCAATCCCGGTCTGGCGCGGGGCATACGCCTACGTCGTCAGAAAGATAACGGGGCCATATTCCACGGTGTTATCCATAAAAATGAAAGTTACAGCGCGACGATGTGTAATCCCCCGTTTCATGCTTCAGCCAGCGACGCACGTCAGGGCTCACAGCGTAAATTGCGCAATCTTGGGCTGGATACCCGCGCACCACTCAATTTTGGCGGTCAGCAGGATGAACTCTGGTGTGAAGGCGGTGAACGTGCGTTTATCGGCAAGATGATTGCTGAGAGCGCTGAGTTTTCACGTCAGTGCGTCTGGTTTACCTCACTGGTTTCGCGCAAAGAGCATTTGCCAGAACTGCGGCGACTGCTGGAAGAGGCGGAGGTTGCGCAGGTGCGGATCGTAGAGATGGCGCAGGGCCAAAAGCAGAGCCGTTTTATCGCCTGGAGTTTCCTGGATAAAACGGCCAGAAGCCGCATGCTGGCTAACCTTAACCGCTGA
- a CDS encoding flavin reductase family protein, with amino-acid sequence MSRQRYTYQPRLGHGLPHDPLNAIIGPRPIGWISSVSQDGQRNLAPYSFFNCFNYQPPIIGFASGGWKDSVKNISETGEFVWNLVTRSLAVPMNESSATVPPDQDEFQLAALTPAPASYINGFMVAESPVNFECKLSQCIQLQSADGEKIPSWLVLGEVVAIHIDSDLLEKGVYQTAKAGPVLRGGGPTAYYAISDDLRFDLVRPDALS; translated from the coding sequence ATGAGCCGTCAGCGTTACACCTATCAACCCAGGCTGGGACATGGCCTACCGCACGATCCTCTCAACGCAATTATTGGGCCACGGCCTATCGGCTGGATCAGCTCGGTGAGCCAGGACGGCCAACGTAATCTCGCGCCTTACAGTTTTTTTAACTGCTTTAACTATCAACCACCCATTATTGGTTTTGCCAGCGGCGGCTGGAAAGACAGCGTTAAGAACATCAGCGAAACGGGCGAATTTGTCTGGAACCTGGTGACACGCTCACTGGCCGTTCCGATGAATGAAAGCTCGGCTACGGTACCGCCAGATCAAGATGAGTTTCAGTTGGCTGCCCTGACGCCGGCTCCTGCCAGCTATATCAATGGCTTTATGGTGGCAGAAAGTCCGGTTAACTTTGAATGTAAGCTTTCACAGTGCATTCAGTTGCAGTCTGCCGATGGCGAGAAAATCCCAAGCTGGCTGGTACTGGGTGAAGTGGTCGCGATCCATATCGATAGCGACCTGCTGGAGAAGGGTGTTTATCAGACAGCAAAAGCCGGGCCAGTTTTACGCGGTGGCGGCCCGACGGCTTACTACGCTATCAGTGACGACCTGCGGTTTGATTTAGTCCGCCCGGACGCACTGTCTTAG
- the hutG gene encoding N-formylglutamate deformylase, producing the protein MKPYEFSTGTLPLLISIPHAGLALTPEVEAGLSEAAAGLCDTDWHIPQLYDFAREIGASVVSANYSRFVIDLNRPSDNQPLYTTATTGLFPETLFDGSPTFKPGMTPTDAQRQGYLHTIWTPYHDKIRQELQRIKQQFGYALLFDAHSIASAIPRLFEGRLPDLNLGTNSGESCSPAITESLRRCCGAQSRFSWVMNGRFKGGYITRAYGKPAENQHAVQLELAQCNYMDERPPFGWREDKARELQPLLKQLVGTLLEQGSRSGG; encoded by the coding sequence ATGAAGCCTTATGAATTTTCAACGGGTACGCTGCCATTACTTATCAGTATTCCCCACGCGGGCCTGGCGCTAACGCCGGAGGTTGAGGCGGGCCTGAGCGAAGCAGCCGCAGGGCTGTGTGATACTGACTGGCATATTCCTCAGCTCTATGATTTTGCGCGGGAGATAGGGGCCAGCGTGGTGTCAGCAAACTATTCGCGGTTTGTTATTGATCTGAATCGGCCTTCGGATAATCAGCCACTGTATACCACGGCCACCACCGGGCTTTTTCCAGAGACGTTGTTTGACGGCTCGCCGACGTTTAAACCGGGGATGACGCCCACGGATGCCCAGCGGCAGGGCTACCTGCATACTATCTGGACGCCTTATCACGATAAAATCCGGCAGGAGTTACAGCGGATTAAGCAGCAGTTTGGCTATGCCTTACTGTTTGATGCCCACTCTATTGCTTCAGCGATCCCCCGTTTATTTGAGGGGCGTTTGCCCGATCTTAATCTGGGTACGAACAGCGGTGAGAGCTGTAGTCCGGCGATCACCGAAAGCCTGCGCCGCTGCTGTGGTGCACAGTCGCGTTTTAGTTGGGTGATGAATGGGCGTTTTAAAGGCGGCTACATCACCCGAGCCTACGGCAAACCGGCAGAGAACCAGCATGCTGTGCAGCTGGAACTGGCGCAGTGCAATTATATGGATGAACGGCCGCCGTTTGGCTGGCGTGAGGATAAAGCCAGGGAATTGCAGCCGCTGCTGAAGCAACTGGTGGGAACACTGCTTGAGCAGGGGAGCCGCTCTGGTGGATAA
- the hutI gene encoding imidazolonepropionase has product MAGELRCDSVWYGADLITMRDGQYNPITDGAIAVKDGVIVWIGPRAEAGDIQADNQTDFAGGIIMPGFIDCHTHLVFGGDRSHEFEQRLNGVSYAEIAAQGGGIISTVRATRDASLDELVSSARWRIDCLLAEGVTTLEIKSGYGLDEASEVRMMMAIRQLAQQIPADVLSTCLAAHAVPPEFADNPDGWIDLICEQLLPRVKRENLADAVDAFCEHLAFSPQQVARVFARAKQLDLPVKLHAEQLSSLGGSTLAAQFNALSADHLEYASERDVQAMAEHGTVAVLLPGAFYLLRETQLPPIDLFRQYRVPMALASDANPGTSPALSLRLMLNMACTLFRFTPEEALAGVTLYGAQALGLADSHGSLEVGKVANFVHWPLARPAELVYWLGGQLPCQVIYRGEAQ; this is encoded by the coding sequence ATGGCAGGTGAATTACGTTGTGACAGTGTGTGGTACGGGGCCGATCTCATTACGATGCGTGACGGGCAATATAACCCGATTACAGATGGCGCGATTGCGGTAAAGGATGGCGTCATCGTCTGGATTGGCCCACGTGCTGAGGCTGGCGATATCCAGGCGGATAATCAGACCGATTTTGCGGGCGGCATTATTATGCCGGGCTTTATTGACTGCCATACGCATCTGGTTTTTGGTGGCGATCGCAGCCATGAATTTGAGCAGCGGTTGAACGGCGTCAGCTATGCAGAGATCGCCGCGCAGGGCGGCGGTATAATTTCTACGGTGCGAGCCACGCGGGACGCCTCACTGGACGAACTGGTCAGTAGCGCACGCTGGCGCATTGACTGCCTGCTGGCGGAGGGTGTCACTACGCTGGAGATTAAATCGGGCTATGGTCTGGATGAAGCGAGTGAAGTCCGCATGATGATGGCGATTCGCCAACTGGCACAACAGATCCCTGCCGATGTGCTGTCAACCTGCCTGGCCGCACATGCCGTTCCGCCTGAGTTTGCCGATAATCCCGATGGCTGGATTGATCTTATTTGTGAGCAGCTGTTGCCACGGGTAAAACGTGAAAACCTCGCTGATGCAGTCGATGCATTTTGTGAGCATCTGGCCTTCTCACCGCAACAGGTAGCCCGTGTCTTTGCCCGCGCCAAACAGCTGGATTTACCGGTTAAACTGCATGCAGAGCAGCTCTCCTCGCTCGGTGGCAGTACGCTGGCGGCACAGTTTAACGCGCTTTCGGCCGATCATCTTGAGTACGCGAGTGAACGTGATGTGCAGGCGATGGCGGAGCATGGCACTGTCGCGGTACTGCTCCCGGGGGCATTTTACCTGCTGCGGGAAACGCAGCTTCCGCCAATAGATCTGTTTCGTCAGTATCGTGTTCCCATGGCGCTGGCGAGCGACGCCAACCCCGGTACATCACCCGCGCTCTCTTTGCGTTTGATGCTGAACATGGCCTGTACATTGTTTCGCTTCACGCCGGAGGAGGCCCTGGCAGGCGTAACGTTATATGGCGCTCAGGCTCTGGGGCTAGCCGACAGCCATGGATCGCTGGAGGTAGGCAAAGTAGCAAACTTTGTACACTGGCCGTTGGCCCGTCCGGCGGAATTGGTTTACTGGTTGGGTGGACAGCTGCCTTGCCAGGTTATTTATCGAGGAGAAGCGCAATGA
- a CDS encoding formimidoylglutamate deiminase produces MSSYFAPRALLADGWKHAVRIEVDAQGFISAVTPDSSSANAVPLSGPVLPAIANLHSHAFQRAMAGFAEIAGDPQDSFWTWRDVMYRMVQRLSPEHVGHIAHYLYIDMLKGGYTQVAEFHYLHHQINGQPYAQDHMLQQLITAAEGAGIGQTLLPVLYCHAGFGAQPPQDGQKRFIQNTESYLRQQENLRKALVNKPLHNQGLCFHSLRAVTEQQMKEVLHASSSTLPVHIHIAEQVKEVNDSLAWSGERPVNWLLDRFDVNERWCLIHATHLDEGEIARLAASRSVAGLCPTTEANLGDGIFPATDYIALGGRWGIGSDSHVSLDVVEELRWLEYGQRLRDRRRNRIVSVDQPSVGDGLYRQAAAGGAQACGVKTGSLAVGQRADWLVLTNDAWLGSCDDRALLNRWLFAGQRSQIHDVWVAGKQVINAGQHAQQEESAARFRDVMRAVQ; encoded by the coding sequence ATGTCGAGTTATTTTGCGCCGCGAGCGCTACTGGCGGATGGCTGGAAACATGCGGTACGTATAGAGGTAGATGCACAGGGTTTTATCAGCGCAGTAACCCCTGACAGCTCCTCAGCCAACGCTGTTCCGTTATCTGGCCCGGTACTTCCCGCCATCGCTAATTTACACTCACATGCATTTCAGCGTGCCATGGCAGGGTTTGCTGAGATCGCCGGCGATCCGCAGGACAGTTTCTGGACATGGCGTGATGTTATGTACCGCATGGTTCAACGGCTTTCACCGGAACACGTCGGCCACATCGCGCACTATCTGTATATCGACATGCTGAAAGGCGGCTATACGCAAGTCGCAGAGTTTCACTATTTACATCATCAGATCAACGGTCAGCCCTATGCGCAGGACCACATGCTGCAACAATTGATTACTGCGGCAGAAGGCGCGGGGATCGGACAGACGCTGCTGCCGGTGCTGTACTGTCATGCCGGATTTGGCGCACAGCCGCCGCAGGATGGGCAAAAACGCTTTATTCAGAACACGGAAAGCTATCTGCGCCAGCAGGAAAATCTCCGTAAAGCGTTGGTTAACAAACCGCTGCACAATCAGGGGCTGTGCTTTCACTCGCTGCGGGCCGTAACGGAACAGCAGATGAAAGAGGTGCTACATGCCTCTTCGTCCACCTTACCCGTCCATATCCATATTGCCGAACAGGTAAAGGAAGTGAACGACTCCCTCGCCTGGAGCGGTGAACGCCCGGTGAACTGGTTACTGGATCGCTTTGATGTTAATGAGCGCTGGTGCCTGATCCATGCCACCCATCTTGATGAAGGCGAAATCGCCCGCCTTGCCGCCAGCCGTTCAGTCGCTGGCCTTTGCCCGACAACCGAAGCTAACCTCGGTGACGGTATTTTCCCTGCCACGGACTATATTGCCCTGGGCGGACGCTGGGGAATCGGCTCCGATAGCCACGTGTCGCTGGATGTGGTTGAAGAACTCCGCTGGCTGGAGTATGGCCAGCGCCTGCGCGATCGCCGCCGCAATCGTATCGTCAGCGTAGATCAACCTTCCGTCGGGGACGGACTTTACCGTCAGGCGGCCGCAGGCGGCGCTCAGGCATGCGGCGTAAAAACCGGATCGCTTGCCGTGGGGCAGCGTGCTGACTGGCTGGTGCTGACAAATGACGCCTGGCTGGGAAGCTGCGATGACCGCGCGCTGCTTAACCGCTGGCTGTTCGCTGGTCAGCGTTCGCAGATCCATGATGTCTGGGTGGCAGGCAAACAGGTGATTAACGCGGGTCAGCATGCGCAGCAGGAAGAGAGCGCAGCGCGCTTTCGGGATGTCATGAGGGCTGTGCAATGA
- a CDS encoding HutD family protein, whose product MMHFYDTQTLPVSPWRNGGGETREIISFPPHATVFDWRASIATIARRGDFSLFPGVDRVITLLEGEGVELYAAGEIIQALRLNQPFAFAGETPIFSKLSGEKSLDFNVMTRRDSTTARVFTTSAAQQCQAGVFWIITGEWQVGEKRLTRGEGAWWYQGGEPVHPMTADALMLFAQIETIENAVPPSRGRVVNRAL is encoded by the coding sequence ATGATGCATTTTTACGACACCCAAACTCTGCCAGTGAGCCCTTGGCGCAATGGCGGCGGTGAAACGCGTGAGATTATTAGTTTTCCACCGCATGCGACGGTATTTGACTGGCGCGCCAGCATTGCGACAATTGCCAGGCGTGGTGACTTTTCTCTTTTTCCTGGCGTTGATCGGGTGATTACATTACTGGAGGGCGAAGGCGTCGAACTCTATGCCGCCGGAGAAATAATTCAAGCTTTACGGCTTAATCAGCCCTTCGCTTTCGCCGGTGAAACGCCGATCTTCAGTAAGTTATCGGGTGAAAAAAGTCTGGATTTCAATGTCATGACGCGCCGCGATAGCACCACTGCACGCGTTTTTACCACGTCCGCCGCACAACAGTGCCAGGCCGGCGTTTTTTGGATCATTACGGGTGAATGGCAGGTGGGTGAAAAACGCCTGACGCGCGGCGAAGGGGCCTGGTGGTATCAGGGAGGCGAACCGGTGCATCCCATGACCGCAGATGCTCTGATGTTATTTGCGCAAATTGAGACGATTGAAAACGCCGTTCCCCCTTCCCGCGGCAGAGTCGTTAACCGTGCCCTTTAA
- the hutC gene encoding histidine utilization repressor, with translation MVEQTALTQLAAAMSDQPAPIYQRVKQAIISQIAEGVWKVNQRVPSESELVNELGVSRMTINRALRELTSEGYLIRMQGVGTFVAEMKGYTAMLEVHNIAEEIAQRGHSHSCKILSLTEMKADPEQAAILGLSTGQPLFHSLIIHFENDVPVQLEDRLVNPLMAPDYLYQDYNSQTPYAYLIQVAPLTAGEHVVEAVLPDTRQRKHLLLDEHEPCLLIRRQTWSDSKVVTYAKLLYPGSRYKLLGKFKGHG, from the coding sequence ATGGTTGAGCAGACGGCCCTCACGCAACTTGCTGCTGCTATGAGCGATCAGCCTGCGCCGATTTACCAGCGCGTGAAGCAGGCGATTATAAGCCAGATTGCTGAAGGCGTCTGGAAGGTCAATCAGCGTGTCCCTTCCGAGAGTGAGCTGGTTAACGAACTGGGCGTAAGCCGCATGACGATAAACCGCGCGCTGCGTGAGCTTACCAGTGAAGGCTATTTGATTCGTATGCAGGGCGTGGGAACGTTTGTTGCTGAGATGAAAGGTTATACGGCGATGCTGGAAGTGCACAATATTGCTGAAGAGATCGCTCAGCGGGGACATTCCCATAGTTGCAAAATCCTGTCGTTGACCGAAATGAAAGCTGACCCTGAACAGGCGGCAATACTCGGTTTATCTACCGGACAACCCCTTTTCCATTCGCTAATTATTCATTTTGAAAATGACGTTCCCGTGCAACTGGAAGATCGTTTGGTTAATCCGTTGATGGCACCGGATTACCTGTATCAGGATTACAACAGTCAGACACCCTATGCCTATCTGATTCAGGTCGCGCCGCTGACGGCGGGTGAGCATGTTGTGGAAGCGGTACTGCCGGATACACGTCAGCGCAAACATCTGCTGTTGGATGAACATGAACCCTGCCTGCTGATACGTCGACAGACCTGGAGCGATTCGAAAGTGGTGACCTATGCGAAACTGCTTTATCCGGGATCACGTTATAAGCTATTAGGAAAGTTTAAAGGGCACGGTTAA
- the hutH gene encoding histidine ammonia-lyase, with product MPLNTHECRLLPGAVDLTMLKAIYHGGVTLTLDNSARDEVIKAHKTVEAIVSTGTVTYGINTGFGKLAQTSIPGERLAELQRNLVLSHSVGLGELLPDDVVRLVMAAKVISLSRGHSGVRMELIDALITLFNAGVMPCIPEKGSVGASGDLAPLAHLSLMLIGEGEVRIAGQRISAVEGLKQAGLTPFVLGPKEGLALLNGTQVSTALALRGLFEAEKVFAAGLVAGALSLEAIKGSVKPLDSRIHQARGQSGQIAVAAAVAALLEGSEILASHTHCGRVQDPYSIRCVPQVMGACLDNLSHAARVLQIEANAASDNPLVFAESGDVISGGNFHAEPVAFAADIIALAIAEIGAISERRLALLLDSGLSGLPPFLVNDGGVNSGFMIAQVTAAALASENKSLAHPGSVDSLPTSANQEDHVSMATYAARRLGAMCFNTAAVVGIEAMAAAQGIDFHRPLQSSPVIENEMARLRERVAFLDKDRLLAPDIEQMRLWACSDNWPRHITSLLPSAR from the coding sequence ATGCCGCTCAATACGCATGAATGTCGTTTACTACCGGGCGCGGTTGATCTCACGATGCTCAAAGCCATTTACCATGGCGGCGTAACCCTGACATTGGATAATAGTGCCAGAGACGAGGTGATAAAGGCGCACAAAACGGTTGAGGCCATCGTCAGTACAGGCACCGTCACCTACGGCATCAATACTGGCTTTGGCAAACTGGCACAAACGTCTATTCCCGGCGAACGTCTGGCGGAACTGCAGCGTAACCTCGTACTGTCCCACAGTGTAGGCCTGGGAGAACTCCTGCCCGACGACGTAGTACGTTTAGTGATGGCGGCGAAAGTGATCAGTCTGTCACGCGGTCATTCCGGCGTGCGTATGGAATTGATCGACGCGCTCATCACGTTGTTTAATGCGGGCGTTATGCCCTGCATTCCGGAAAAGGGGTCAGTGGGTGCCTCCGGCGATTTAGCGCCGTTGGCGCACCTGTCGCTAATGCTGATCGGCGAAGGCGAGGTTCGCATAGCGGGTCAGCGCATCAGCGCGGTTGAAGGGCTAAAACAAGCCGGACTGACTCCCTTTGTGTTGGGACCGAAAGAAGGCCTTGCACTGCTTAACGGAACCCAGGTGTCGACCGCGCTGGCACTACGCGGCTTATTTGAAGCGGAAAAAGTTTTTGCGGCAGGTTTGGTGGCTGGTGCGCTTTCGCTGGAGGCGATTAAAGGCTCCGTTAAGCCTTTAGATAGCCGTATTCACCAGGCTCGGGGGCAGTCAGGACAAATCGCGGTTGCCGCTGCGGTCGCCGCGCTGCTGGAGGGCAGTGAAATTCTGGCCTCTCATACTCACTGTGGCCGCGTTCAGGACCCCTATTCTATTCGCTGCGTGCCTCAGGTCATGGGCGCTTGCCTTGATAACCTCAGCCATGCCGCTCGCGTGCTGCAAATTGAAGCTAATGCCGCTTCGGATAACCCACTCGTATTTGCGGAGAGCGGCGATGTCATTTCAGGGGGGAATTTTCACGCAGAACCCGTCGCCTTTGCCGCTGATATTATCGCGTTGGCCATCGCGGAAATTGGCGCGATTTCTGAGCGTCGCCTGGCACTGCTGCTCGACAGTGGCCTGTCGGGACTTCCGCCATTCCTGGTCAACGATGGTGGCGTCAACTCCGGCTTTATGATTGCTCAGGTTACCGCCGCCGCACTGGCTTCCGAAAATAAATCGCTGGCACATCCAGGCAGCGTCGACAGTTTGCCCACTTCTGCCAATCAGGAAGATCACGTTTCTATGGCCACTTATGCCGCACGTCGCCTGGGGGCGATGTGTTTCAACACCGCTGCCGTCGTGGGTATTGAAGCCATGGCTGCTGCACAAGGTATTGATTTCCATCGTCCGCTGCAAAGCTCACCCGTGATTGAAAATGAAATGGCGCGCCTGCGTGAACGCGTTGCCTTCCTCGACAAAGACCGCTTGCTGGCACCGGACATTGAGCAAATGCGCCTGTGGGCCTGCAGTGATAACTGGCCGCGCCACATTACCTCCCTGTTACCCAGCGCCCGTTGA